Proteins encoded within one genomic window of Actinoplanes octamycinicus:
- a CDS encoding TetR/AcrR family transcriptional regulator, giving the protein MSHIRFATRTPRERWIAAGLDALAAGGPDAVRVEALAKSLGVTKGGFYGFFTDREALLTAMLDTWEQESTDSALDRTERAGGDARTRITRAGLLTFSERLLPIDLAVRDWARRDEAVAERLRRVDNRRMALLREMIGTFCTDPDEVEARSVLAFCLLIGEHFLAADHGDRTRAQVLRRAGDLILDRGTGPASR; this is encoded by the coding sequence GTGAGTCACATCAGGTTCGCAACGCGCACGCCACGGGAGCGCTGGATCGCGGCGGGGCTGGACGCCCTCGCGGCCGGCGGACCGGACGCCGTCCGGGTGGAGGCCTTGGCGAAAAGCCTCGGGGTGACCAAGGGCGGGTTCTACGGCTTCTTCACCGACCGGGAGGCCCTGCTCACCGCCATGCTGGACACCTGGGAGCAGGAGAGCACGGACAGCGCGCTGGACCGCACCGAACGCGCAGGCGGAGACGCCCGCACCAGGATCACCCGAGCCGGTCTGCTGACCTTCAGCGAGCGCCTCCTGCCGATCGACCTGGCCGTGCGCGACTGGGCCCGGCGTGACGAGGCCGTCGCCGAGCGCCTGCGGCGCGTCGACAACCGGCGGATGGCCCTGCTGCGGGAGATGATCGGCACCTTCTGCACCGACCCGGACGAGGTGGAGGCGCGCAGCGTGCTCGCCTTCTGCCTGCTGATCGGCGAGCACTTCCTGGCCGCCGACCACGGCGACCGCACCCGCGCGCAGGTGCTCCGCCGAGCCGGCGACCTGATCCTCGACCGCGGCACCGGCCCGGCGTCCCGGTGA
- a CDS encoding nucleoside triphosphate pyrophosphohydrolase, with protein MAGDTGQTGKLVRDRIPEIIRRDGLEPILRTATDDEFRGYVHAKLREELNEYLESGRAEELADVLEACFAAAGLQGVSRTDLIELAEQKRQERGGFDDRLIWLGNAG; from the coding sequence GTGGCGGGCGACACCGGGCAGACGGGCAAGCTGGTGCGCGACCGGATCCCGGAGATCATCCGGCGGGACGGTCTGGAGCCGATCCTGCGCACCGCGACCGACGACGAGTTCCGCGGTTACGTCCACGCCAAGCTGCGCGAGGAGCTCAACGAGTACCTGGAGAGCGGCCGCGCCGAGGAGCTGGCCGACGTGCTCGAGGCCTGCTTCGCCGCGGCCGGCCTGCAGGGCGTCAGCCGCACCGACCTGATCGAGCTGGCCGAGCAGAAGCGGCAGGAGCGCGGCGGCTTCGACGACCGCCTCATCTGGCTGGGCAACGCCGGCTGA
- a CDS encoding SDR family NAD(P)-dependent oxidoreductase produces the protein MDLQLSGKVAVITGGSAGIGLAIARGLAAEGAHVALCARDAARLTAAADQIRDEFGVRATAVPADLSAPDAADRLAAAVTSEFGGADLLINNAGTGSEEKILTAPDERWQAYWDLHVMAAVRLARALAPGMKARGGGVILHNASICATQPLGYEPIYNVTKAALVMFSKCLANELIGDNIRVNAVNPGLVMTGDWVKTAQQLTAGTPQSWEDYLQAIAEEKAPIGRFAAPEEIADFFVFLCSPRAAYAVGSTYYLDGGWLNVTT, from the coding sequence ATGGACCTGCAGCTCAGCGGCAAGGTTGCCGTCATCACCGGTGGCAGCGCCGGCATCGGCCTGGCGATCGCCCGCGGCCTGGCCGCGGAGGGCGCGCACGTCGCCCTGTGCGCCCGGGACGCGGCGCGGCTCACGGCCGCGGCCGACCAGATCAGAGACGAGTTCGGGGTACGAGCGACCGCCGTCCCCGCCGACCTCAGCGCCCCGGACGCCGCGGACCGGCTCGCCGCCGCCGTGACGAGCGAGTTCGGCGGTGCCGACCTGCTGATCAACAACGCCGGCACCGGCAGCGAGGAGAAGATCCTCACCGCGCCGGACGAGCGCTGGCAGGCGTACTGGGACCTGCACGTGATGGCGGCGGTCCGGCTGGCCCGGGCGCTCGCCCCGGGGATGAAGGCCCGCGGCGGGGGCGTGATCCTGCACAACGCGTCGATCTGCGCCACCCAGCCGCTCGGCTACGAACCGATCTACAACGTCACCAAGGCCGCGCTGGTGATGTTCTCCAAGTGCCTGGCGAACGAGCTGATCGGCGACAACATCCGGGTCAACGCGGTCAACCCCGGCCTGGTGATGACCGGGGACTGGGTGAAGACCGCGCAGCAGCTGACCGCCGGCACGCCGCAGAGCTGGGAGGACTATCTGCAGGCGATCGCCGAGGAGAAGGCGCCGATCGGGCGGTTCGCCGCCCCCGAGGAGATCGCCGACTTCTTCGTCTTCCTCTGCTCGCCGCGGGCCGCCTACGCCGTGGGCTCGACCTACTACCTCGACGGCGGCTGGCTCAACGTGACTACGTGA
- a CDS encoding class I SAM-dependent methyltransferase translates to MNVFGSVVDRYDTARPGYPPELADAIAGYHGSTPSRVVEIGAGTGKGTEVLVTLAAPVTCIEPDPRMAARLASKFPQAQVLIGTFEQWRPPPGGVPLLACAMAWHWLDPVTRNAKARAALAAGGTLALFGHRYGYADPDQAAAIRTALDALDPTATDRPADWMYHDVLAAGELTDVHVERFRRRLPLTRDAYLALVSTFGPFLTRPPDLQRQGLDALGRLVDDFGGTVTLDLLTTLTLGRAA, encoded by the coding sequence ATGAACGTCTTCGGATCGGTTGTCGACCGGTACGACACCGCACGCCCCGGCTATCCGCCCGAGCTCGCCGACGCCATCGCCGGCTACCACGGCAGCACGCCCTCCCGCGTGGTGGAGATCGGCGCCGGCACCGGCAAGGGCACCGAGGTCCTGGTCACCCTCGCCGCCCCGGTCACCTGCATCGAGCCGGACCCACGGATGGCGGCCCGGCTCGCCAGCAAGTTCCCGCAGGCCCAGGTGCTGATCGGCACCTTCGAGCAGTGGCGGCCACCGCCCGGCGGCGTCCCCCTGCTGGCCTGCGCGATGGCCTGGCACTGGCTGGACCCGGTGACCCGCAACGCGAAGGCCCGCGCCGCTCTCGCGGCCGGCGGCACCCTCGCCCTGTTCGGACACCGCTACGGCTACGCCGACCCGGACCAGGCCGCCGCCATCCGCACGGCGCTCGACGCCCTCGACCCCACCGCGACGGACCGTCCCGCGGACTGGATGTACCACGACGTGCTGGCCGCCGGTGAACTCACCGACGTCCACGTCGAGCGGTTCCGGCGCCGGCTGCCACTGACCCGCGACGCCTACCTCGCGCTGGTGAGCACGTTCGGCCCGTTCCTGACCCGCCCACCGGACCTGCAGCGCCAGGGTCTCGACGCGCTCGGCCGGCTGGTCGACGACTTCGGTGGCACCGTGACCCTCGACCTGCTGACCACCCTCACCCTGGGCCGGGCGGCATGA
- a CDS encoding SGNH/GDSL hydrolase family protein: MNPMLLPVVAAQGLWLRATLAPAPEAGGATTGTVPGGSGAPLRLAVVGDSTAAGCGATHHTEGFAAALAQRLAADTGRPVGWETVGRFGATARRVRHQLVPRLGDDLDLVVLLAGANDVMAGRRPDQWRHELTAILTDLSGRARQVVVAGIPPFGEFPALPATLARYLSERADALDRVSREICARNPDRTRFISSPAGQPPPEFFGSDRFHPSALGYRLWAEDVATRLTR, encoded by the coding sequence ATGAACCCGATGCTGCTGCCGGTCGTCGCCGCGCAAGGACTCTGGCTGCGCGCCACCCTCGCCCCCGCGCCCGAGGCCGGCGGCGCCACCACCGGCACCGTGCCCGGCGGTTCCGGGGCGCCGCTGCGCCTCGCGGTGGTCGGCGACTCCACCGCCGCCGGCTGCGGCGCCACCCACCACACCGAGGGCTTCGCCGCGGCACTCGCCCAGCGGCTCGCCGCCGACACCGGCCGCCCGGTCGGCTGGGAGACGGTGGGGCGGTTCGGCGCCACCGCCCGCCGGGTCCGGCACCAGCTCGTTCCGCGCCTCGGCGACGATCTCGACCTGGTCGTCCTGCTGGCCGGCGCCAACGATGTGATGGCCGGGCGCCGCCCCGACCAGTGGCGCCACGAACTCACCGCCATCCTCACCGACCTGTCCGGCCGCGCCCGCCAGGTGGTGGTCGCCGGGATCCCGCCGTTCGGCGAGTTCCCGGCGCTGCCCGCCACCCTCGCCCGCTACCTCAGCGAACGCGCCGACGCCCTGGACCGGGTCTCCCGGGAGATCTGCGCACGGAACCCGGACCGGACCAGGTTCATCAGCTCACCCGCGGGGCAGCCGCCACCGGAGTTCTTCGGCAGCGACCGTTTCCACCCGTCCGCCCTCGGCTACCGGCTGTGGGCCGAGGACGTGGCGACCCGGCTCACCCGGTGA